A single Eubalaena glacialis isolate mEubGla1 chromosome 18, mEubGla1.1.hap2.+ XY, whole genome shotgun sequence DNA region contains:
- the LOC133078599 gene encoding interferon lambda-4-like, which translates to MGPSGAAAVAVGLWVLVTVGVAADPEVVEPPRRLLSHYRSLDPRALLAIKALRDRYLELVRPGSRRKSLRRPGRRPQTRTAGSPRCHEATVIFNLLRLLAWDLRLVAHSGPCL; encoded by the exons ATGGGGCCGAGTGGCGCAGCCGCGGTGGCCGTGGGGCTGTGGGTCTTGGTGACGGTGGGCGTGGCGGCGGACCCCGAAGTGGTGGAGCCTCCGCGCCGCCTCCTCTCACACTACCGCTCCCTGGACCCCCGGGCGCTGCTGGCCATCAAGGCACTGAGGGACCGCTAT CTCGAGCTGGTCCGGCCAGGCTCCCGGAGGAAGTCCCTGCGGCGGCCCGGGAGGCGTCCCCAAACTCGCACAGCT GGCTCGCCTCGGTGCCACGAAGCCACCGTCATCTTCAACCTCCTGCGCCTGCTCGCGTGGGACCTGCGGCTGGTGGCGCACTCGGGTCCTTGTCTGTGA
- the LOC133078186 gene encoding interferon lambda-3-like, translated as MALGCTLVLMLMTVAPSRTGAVPVPSPLGALPGARGCHMAQFKSLSPQELQAFKRAKDAFEESLLQKDWNCSSRLFPRTRDLRQLQVWERPVALEAELAVTLNVLEATANSSLDHILDQPLHTLHHIHSKLQACVPAQPTAGPRPRGRLHHWLHRLQEAAKKESRDCLEASVMFNLFRLLTRDLKCVASGDQCV; from the exons ATGGCCCTGGGCTGCACGCTGGTGCTGATGCTGATGACCGTGGCGCCGAGCAGGACAGGAGCAGTTCCTGTGCCCTCGCCCCTCGGGGCCCTCCCAGGTGCAAGGGGCTGCCACATGGCCCAGTTCAAGTCTCTGTCCCCACAAGAGCTGCAGGCCTTCAAGAGGGCCAAGGACGCCTTT GAAGAGTCGCTCTTGCAGAAGGACTGGAACTGCAGCTCCCGCCTCTTCCCCAGGACCCGGGACCTGAGGCAGCTGCAG GTGTGGGAGCGCCCCGTGGCGTTGGAGGCTGAGCTGGCCGTGACACTGAATGTCCTGGAGGCCACGGCTAACTCATCCCTGGACCACATCCTGGACCAGCCCCTTCACACGCTGCACCACATCCACTCCAAGCTCCAGGCCTGT GTCCCAGCTCAGCCCACAGCCGGCCCCAGGCCCCGGGGCCGCCTCCACCACTGGCTGCACCGGCTCCAGGAGGCCGCGAAGAAG gaGTCCCGGGACTGCCTCGAAGCCTCTGTCATGTTCAACCTCTTCCGCCTCCTCACCCGGGACCTGAAATGTGTTGCCAGTGGAGACCAGTGTGTCTGA